A window of the Lagopus muta isolate bLagMut1 chromosome 1, bLagMut1 primary, whole genome shotgun sequence genome harbors these coding sequences:
- the LOC125687923 gene encoding PHD finger protein 7-like yields MSTMGIRIPARRPTWDDDDSFESLLQRHQRCDARRCLYPGGRQQADRRGPWQLILCSSCAAEGTHRQCSRLSNTTAMWECDSCAGLGTAASTIPERAGPSTASQEGLQPSHGPQEPEDSRSGPTSQAASGPSHSSQPPELSSQTSELGTEQGTIHPHSPDHQDASELHRAHRGSRRTAAPRAESSSRPATRRGSSRSSRAATVAARRRRSRQRGTSRTRSRSPLQGRAAGSQSRTRRPQGSRRTPPPAAQDSAQNTTRPVTRRSLSAPLYSHPGERPGQPGEARM; encoded by the exons GGACGACGATGATTCCTTTGAATCCCTCCTCCAGAGGCACCAGCGCTGCGATGCCAGGAGGTGCCTTTACCCTGGAGGCAGACAGCAGGCAGACAGAAGGGG GCCCTGGCAGCTGatcctgtgcagctcctgcgcTGCTGAGGGCACTCACCGACAGTGCTCCCGCTTGAGCAACACAACAGCCATGTGGGAGTGCGACAGCTGTGCTGGCCTGGGTACCG CCGCCAGCACCATCCCGGAGCGTGctgggcccagcactgccagccaggaGGGCCTGCAACCATCCCACGGCCCCCAGGAACCAGAGGACAGCAGGTCCGGTCCCACCAGCCAGGCAGCATCGGGGCCatcacacagctcccagccgCCAGAGCTCAGCAGTCAGACCAGTGAGCTGGGGACCGAACAGGGGACGATCCACCCACATTCTCCTGACCATCAGGATGCATCTGAGCTGCACCGAGCACACCGTGGCAGCAGACGCACGGCAGCCCCAAGAGCTGAAAGCAGCTCACGGCCAGCCACCAGACGGGGCTCATCGCGATCCTCCAGAGCAGCCACAGTGGCTGCACGCAGAAGGCGTTCCAGGCAGCGGGGAACAAGCCGGACACGAAGCCGCTCCCCGCTGCAAGGTCGGGCCGCAGGTTCCCAGAGCCGGACCAGAAGGCCTCAGGGCAGCAGGCGAACACCACCTCCAGCTGCTCAGGACAGTGCCCAGAACACCACCAGGCCGGTGACACGGAGGTCCTTGAGTGCTCCCCTGTATTCACACCCTGGGGAACGGCCTGGGCAGCCAGGGGAGGCCCGCATGTGA